CCGGTGCCGCCGGTGCGGGAGCCGGAGCGGGCGCCGGCGGAGCGGCCACCGGGGCCGGCTGCACCGGCTGGGCCACCGGCCGGGGAGGCTTCGGCTTCTCCGGCTTGGGCTTTTCCGGCTTGGGCTTCTGCTTCGGCGGTTCGGGCGGCGGTTTTGGCAACACCACTTCCGGCTCGACCACGGGGGGCGGTTCCGGCGGCGGCGGTTCCTCGACCACCGGTTCGGGTTCGGGCGGCGGCGGTTCGGGTTCCGGTTCGATCACCGGCTCCGGCATCGGTTCCGGCAGGGGAATGTCGATGGCAGGCGTCGGTTCCGGCGGCGCCACCGGCAGCGGCGCCAGTTCCAGCAGCACGGCCGGCGGATCGGCCTCCGACGGCGTGACCGGCACATGCCAGGCGACCATCGCCACGCCGGCCGCGGCATGGACGCCCAAGGCCAGCATCAGGCTGCCGCCCCAGCGGAAAGCCCCGCGCGCCGGACGCTCCGCCCCATCGGCGGACCAGCCCCCCACCGCCTCCTGGTCGAAGGCCGCACTCATGGCGCCGGCGCCGCTTCCAGCCCGACGAGGCCGATCTTCAGGTAACCGGCGGCGCGCAGGCTGTTCATCACCTCGGTCAGGGCGCCGTAATCGACGGTCTTGTCGGCGCGCAGGAAGACGCGCTGGGTCTTGTCGCCGTGGGTGGCGGCGTCCAGCGCCGCGCCCAGGGCCTCCCTGGTCGTCGTGGTCTCGCCCAGCGACAGCGT
The nucleotide sequence above comes from Azospirillum sp. TSA2s. Encoded proteins:
- a CDS encoding energy transducer TonB codes for the protein MSAAFDQEAVGGWSADGAERPARGAFRWGGSLMLALGVHAAAGVAMVAWHVPVTPSEADPPAVLLELAPLPVAPPEPTPAIDIPLPEPMPEPVIEPEPEPPPPEPEPVVEEPPPPEPPPVVEPEVVLPKPPPEPPKQKPKPEKPKPEKPKPPRPVAQPVQPAPVAAPPAPAPAPAPAAPAPSAAPSRAVPSWQGRLLSHLERHKRYPRAAQARRQEGVAQVRFTIDRDGNVLSVRLDRSSGVPSLDEETVEMVRRASPLPAPPEEMAKDRVELVVPVQFFIR